The following proteins are encoded in a genomic region of Saccharopolyspora antimicrobica:
- the mftR gene encoding mycofactocin system transcriptional regulator (MftR, the mycofactocin system transcriptional regulator, is an uncharacterized TetR family DNA-binding transcription factor. Its role is inferred by context. It occurs as part of the biosynthesis locus for mycofactocin, a partially characterized electron carrier derived from the terminal Val-Tyr dipeptide of the precursor peptide MftA, through a radical SAM enzyme-mediated process.) yields the protein MEDLEQDLLGSNTVGATARSRGRRRVTSAAELEQVAFDLFDEQGFENTTVTDIARAAGIARRTFFHYFPSKNDVPWGDFGAELARLRADLHAAPSGIPLMDNIRHCLVEFNRVPSEQVPAHRRRMRLILGVPALQAHSTLRFHSWREVIAEFVGERTGQPAGALAPQTIAHATLGVALAAYERWLDQPDAELTELLDAAMRELAAAFSGAGPARRERPASTGTRHQEAGMPTGESAVQTEFTPRIGKVARRELAVHGFTRYAQLTDVTPADLLKIHGVGPKAIRILGEELAEQGLSFADS from the coding sequence TTGGAAGACCTGGAGCAGGACCTCTTGGGAAGCAACACCGTTGGAGCAACCGCGCGAAGCCGTGGACGACGGAGGGTCACCAGCGCCGCCGAGCTGGAGCAGGTGGCCTTCGACCTCTTCGACGAGCAGGGTTTCGAGAACACCACGGTCACCGACATCGCCAGGGCCGCGGGCATCGCGCGCCGGACGTTCTTCCACTACTTCCCGTCCAAGAACGACGTCCCGTGGGGCGATTTCGGCGCCGAGCTGGCCCGGCTGCGCGCCGATCTGCACGCCGCCCCCAGCGGAATCCCGCTGATGGACAACATCCGGCACTGCCTGGTCGAGTTCAACCGGGTGCCGTCCGAGCAGGTACCGGCGCACCGGCGGCGGATGCGGTTGATCCTCGGCGTCCCGGCACTGCAAGCCCACTCGACCTTGCGCTTCCACTCCTGGCGGGAGGTCATCGCCGAATTCGTCGGCGAACGAACCGGACAACCGGCCGGCGCACTCGCTCCCCAGACCATCGCGCACGCGACGCTGGGCGTGGCACTCGCTGCCTACGAGCGGTGGCTCGACCAACCCGATGCCGAACTCACCGAACTGCTGGACGCGGCGATGCGCGAACTCGCCGCCGCGTTCTCCGGGGCCGGACCGGCCCGGCGGGAGCGGCCAGCCTCGACGGGAACGAGACATCAGGAGGCCGGGATGCCCACCGGAGAATCCGCCGTGCAGACCGAGTTCACGCCCCGGATCGGCAAAGTCGCGCGCCGTGAGCTGGCCGTCCACGGATTCACCCGGTACGCCCAGCTCACGGACGTGACTCCGGCGGACCTGCTGAAGATCCACGGCGTGGGCCCCAAGGCAATCCGGATCCTCGGCGAGGAGCTCGCCGAGCAGGGGCTGTCCTTCGCCGACTCGTGA
- the mftA gene encoding mycofactocin precursor MftA (Mycofactocin is a small molecule electron carrier derived from the final two amino acids, Val-Tyr, of MftA, the mycofactocin precursor. It plays a role in redox homeostasis and the metabolism of alcohols and aldehydes in Actinobacteria, including Mycobacterium tuberculosis.) — MAEEQVEAGTTEPVVEEELLVEEVSIDGMCGVY, encoded by the coding sequence ATGGCTGAGGAACAGGTCGAAGCGGGAACCACCGAGCCGGTCGTCGAGGAGGAGCTGCTCGTCGAGGAGGTCTCGATCGACGGGATGTGCGGGGTCTACTGA
- the mftB gene encoding mycofactocin biosynthesis chaperone MftB (MftB, a small protein, is a peptide chaperone that assists the radical SAM enzyme MftC in performing two modifications to the C-terminal Val-Tyr dipeptide of the mycofactocin precursor peptide, MftA. MftB's role is analogous to the role of PqqD in the biosynthesis of PQQ, a cofactor that derives entirely from a Tyr and a Glu in the precursor PqqA.), which translates to MATAAEFDTSLGYRLNPQVALRPEPFGALAYHFGNRKLSFLKVPELVELVRGLGEHTSVEEALLAVPQERRPQFRRALASLAASDMIRPR; encoded by the coding sequence ATGGCCACCGCGGCGGAGTTCGACACGAGCCTGGGTTACCGGTTGAATCCGCAGGTCGCGCTGCGCCCCGAACCGTTCGGGGCGCTCGCGTACCACTTCGGCAACCGGAAGTTGTCGTTCTTGAAGGTCCCCGAACTGGTGGAGTTGGTGCGCGGATTGGGTGAGCACACCAGCGTCGAGGAAGCGCTGCTGGCCGTGCCGCAGGAGCGTCGGCCGCAGTTCCGGCGGGCGCTGGCCTCGCTGGCCGCCTCGGACATGATCCGGCCCCGTTGA
- the mftC gene encoding mycofactocin radical SAM maturase (MftC is a radical SAM/SPASM enzyme that catalyzes the first two steps in biosynthesis of the electron carrier mycofactocin from the terminal Val-Tyr dipeptide of the precursor peptide MftA.) — MTAVEPVPSLVEQFKDGLDAPICLTWEWTYACNLACEHCLSSSGRRDPRELSTAEMKAVIDELQRMQVFYVNVGGGEPTVRPDFWELLDYAVEHQVGVKFSTNGLRIDRARAEQLAATDYVDVQISLDGATREVNDAVRGPGSFDMAMRALRNLSDAGMRDFKISVVMTRQNVAQLDDFLAIADEFGAQLRITRLRPSGRGADVWDELHPTDAQQHEIYAWLVEHGDRVLTGDSFFHLNALGSTPLPGLNLCGAGRVVCLIDPVGDVYACPFAIHDVFKAGNVRDAGGFARVWRESELFTELRRPQSGGACQSCSAFDACQGGCMAAKFFTGLPLDGPDPECVKGHGGTALSVVDRAGLPKPSQDHSRSSRRKVSLGLPLVPAKPCDSSPLAAGA, encoded by the coding sequence GTGACTGCGGTGGAACCGGTGCCCTCCCTGGTCGAGCAGTTCAAAGACGGGCTGGACGCCCCGATCTGCCTGACCTGGGAGTGGACGTACGCCTGCAACCTCGCCTGCGAGCACTGCCTGTCCTCCTCGGGGAGGCGGGATCCGCGGGAGCTGAGCACCGCGGAGATGAAGGCGGTGATCGACGAGCTGCAGCGGATGCAGGTGTTCTACGTCAACGTCGGCGGTGGTGAGCCGACGGTCCGCCCGGACTTCTGGGAGCTGCTGGACTACGCCGTCGAGCACCAGGTTGGCGTGAAGTTCTCCACCAACGGCCTGCGGATCGACCGCGCGCGGGCCGAACAGCTCGCCGCCACCGATTACGTGGACGTGCAGATCTCGCTGGACGGTGCCACGCGGGAGGTCAACGACGCGGTTCGCGGGCCGGGTTCGTTCGACATGGCCATGCGGGCGTTGCGGAACCTCTCGGACGCCGGCATGCGGGACTTCAAGATCTCGGTCGTGATGACCAGGCAGAACGTCGCGCAGCTGGACGATTTCCTGGCCATCGCCGACGAGTTCGGCGCGCAGTTGCGGATCACGCGGTTGCGGCCGTCGGGGCGCGGCGCGGACGTGTGGGACGAGCTGCACCCGACCGACGCCCAGCAGCACGAGATCTACGCCTGGCTGGTCGAGCACGGCGACCGGGTGCTCACCGGGGATTCGTTCTTCCACCTCAACGCGCTGGGTTCCACTCCGCTGCCGGGGTTGAACCTGTGCGGCGCGGGCCGGGTGGTGTGCTTGATCGACCCGGTGGGTGACGTCTACGCCTGTCCGTTCGCGATCCACGACGTGTTCAAGGCCGGCAACGTCCGGGACGCCGGTGGATTCGCCCGGGTGTGGCGCGAGTCGGAGCTGTTCACCGAGCTGCGCAGGCCGCAGTCGGGTGGTGCCTGCCAGTCCTGCTCGGCGTTCGACGCCTGCCAGGGCGGCTGCATGGCGGCGAAGTTCTTCACCGGCCTCCCGCTCGACGGACCCGACCCGGAATGCGTCAAGGGCCACGGTGGAACGGCCTTGTCCGTTGTGGACAGAGCCGGGTTGCCGAAGCCGTCGCAGGACCACTCCCGGTCCTCGCGGCGCAAGGTGAGTCTGGGGTTGCCACTGGTGCCGGCCAAGCCCTGCGACTCCAGTCCGCTGGCGGCCGGTGCATGA
- a CDS encoding mycofactocin system FadH/OYE family oxidoreductase 1 yields the protein MSLAEGVRLGSAEAPSRVLFGPHETNLGRGRAISDRHVAYYRARAAGGAGVIVTETASVHASDWPYERAPLAAECATGWAAVAEACRPHGAIVLAGLGHSGSQGSSAFSQQALWAPSRVPDVVSRELPMEVEREQIDALVAGFAAAASSAVRAGLHGVELEAGQFSLLRQFLSGLTNQRSDGYGEDRVRLLREVLIAVRDAIGDGVVGLRLSCDELAPWAGITPEQAAGITRSVADRIDYLVVVRGSAMATSATRPDLHTEPGFNIDLCRQIREAVRTEEHSPQVVLQGSVVDPAQAQRALDDGVADLVEMTRAQIAEPQLVELVRSGRPEQVRPCVLCNQKCRVRDNRNPIISCIGEPFSGHEATEGAGVPAASRDVLVVGGGPAGMEAARVLALSGHSVEIVERGDRLGGSLLLAAQVGGRARLQLLADWLEAEVRRLGVRVTLGTEADLTSRYAVIATGSTPGPRAYADFGGTVIDVTGMLAHDVLPDGPVVVFDPIGDAVGVGVAELLAEQGRETSIVTQDQVVGTQLALTGDLADANGRLQRAGVRLEKRSLLREVHPDHVVLEDVFTAQRRDVPCAVVVHCGHRLPNPEPAGALRAGDCVAPRTIHEAILEGRRAAHRITALEGAR from the coding sequence ATGAGCCTCGCGGAAGGTGTGCGGCTCGGTTCTGCTGAAGCACCCTCGCGGGTGCTGTTCGGGCCGCACGAGACGAACTTGGGACGCGGGCGGGCCATTTCGGACCGCCACGTCGCCTACTACCGGGCGCGTGCGGCCGGCGGTGCCGGTGTGATCGTCACCGAGACAGCCAGCGTGCACGCCTCGGACTGGCCCTACGAGCGGGCGCCGCTGGCCGCTGAGTGCGCTACGGGGTGGGCGGCGGTCGCCGAGGCGTGCCGACCGCACGGTGCGATCGTTCTCGCCGGTCTCGGCCACTCGGGATCTCAGGGCTCGTCGGCGTTCTCCCAGCAGGCGTTGTGGGCGCCGTCGCGCGTGCCGGACGTGGTCAGCCGTGAGCTACCGATGGAGGTCGAGCGGGAGCAGATCGACGCGCTGGTGGCCGGGTTCGCCGCGGCGGCCAGTTCGGCGGTGCGCGCCGGATTGCACGGGGTGGAGCTGGAAGCGGGGCAGTTCTCCCTGCTGCGGCAGTTCCTCTCCGGACTCACCAACCAGCGCTCCGACGGCTACGGCGAGGACCGGGTCCGGTTGTTGCGCGAGGTGCTCATCGCGGTCCGGGACGCGATCGGGGACGGTGTCGTGGGTCTGCGGTTGTCCTGCGACGAACTCGCTCCGTGGGCGGGCATCACCCCGGAGCAGGCCGCCGGGATCACGCGGTCGGTCGCCGACCGGATCGACTACCTGGTGGTCGTGCGCGGTTCGGCGATGGCGACCTCGGCGACCCGCCCGGACCTGCACACCGAACCGGGCTTCAACATCGATCTCTGCCGCCAGATCCGCGAAGCGGTGCGCACCGAGGAGCATTCGCCCCAGGTCGTCCTGCAGGGCAGCGTCGTGGACCCGGCACAAGCGCAGCGGGCCTTGGACGACGGCGTCGCGGACCTGGTCGAGATGACGCGGGCGCAGATCGCCGAGCCGCAACTGGTCGAGCTGGTGCGCTCCGGACGTCCTGAGCAGGTCAGGCCGTGCGTGCTGTGCAACCAGAAGTGCCGGGTGCGGGACAACCGCAACCCGATCATCTCGTGTATCGGCGAGCCGTTCAGCGGGCACGAGGCAACCGAGGGAGCCGGTGTTCCTGCGGCATCGCGCGACGTGCTCGTCGTCGGAGGTGGCCCGGCCGGGATGGAAGCGGCGCGCGTTCTGGCGCTGAGCGGGCATTCGGTGGAGATCGTCGAGCGAGGTGACAGGCTGGGCGGGTCGTTGCTGCTCGCCGCGCAGGTCGGTGGTCGCGCGAGGCTGCAGCTGCTCGCGGACTGGCTCGAGGCGGAGGTACGCCGGCTCGGAGTGCGTGTCACTCTCGGCACCGAAGCGGACCTGACCAGCCGGTACGCGGTGATCGCAACCGGCTCGACGCCGGGCCCGCGTGCCTATGCGGACTTCGGCGGCACGGTCATCGACGTCACCGGAATGCTGGCGCACGACGTGCTGCCGGACGGGCCGGTCGTGGTGTTCGACCCGATTGGCGATGCGGTGGGCGTTGGTGTCGCCGAGCTGCTCGCCGAGCAGGGGCGGGAGACCTCCATCGTCACTCAGGACCAGGTCGTCGGCACGCAGCTCGCTCTGACCGGAGACCTGGCCGACGCCAACGGACGCCTGCAGCGCGCCGGTGTGCGCCTGGAGAAGCGCTCGCTGCTGCGCGAAGTGCATCCTGACCACGTGGTACTCGAAGACGTCTTCACCGCTCAGCGTCGCGACGTGCCCTGCGCGGTGGTCGTCCACTGCGGACACCGGCTGCCCAACCCGGAACCGGCCGGAGCGCTGCGGGCCGGGGATTGCGTGGCGCCCCGCACGATCCACGAAGCGATCCTCGAAGGCCGTCGCGCTGCACACCGGATCACCGCACTGGAGGGCGCGAGATGA
- a CDS encoding mycofactocin system FadH/OYE family oxidoreductase 2, whose amino-acid sequence MSEHRYLFSPLRIGSLTVRNRIVFSAHLTNYAQDGVPTDQHAAYYAARAAGGAGLIITEEHSTHPTDWPYEKLIHGFRPEVVPGYRRITEAVHAHDVPILAQLNHNGGQASSMYSRLPVWAPSAVPDPMFREVPKAIDVHEIAEVVAGYGTVAGHCADGGFDGVELQCSHSSIVRGFVSPATNVRTDAYGGPLANRARILLEIIDVVREAIGPDRALGVRLCGDELIEGGTTIDEAVEVARMVEATGKVDYINTSIGVATSTLYMIEASMTIPPGYALFISNAIRRAVDLPVVGVGRIKDPLQAERALEEGHCDLVGVVRGQIADPDFAGKARSGHRSDIRTCLSCNQECVGRMGLNRWLGCIENPRAGRESTPLPMPRLRKRVLVVGGGPAGLQAAATAAERGHHVTLFEREPATGGQVAVAATVPSRAEFLDVVRNLRAECERFGADIKTNVAATAEMLRGERPDVVVLATGARPHPVHWAGGADRVVDVRDVLEGRAAPEGDVLVVDELGFHQAASVAELLADRGCRVQITTPGMVVCQDLGVTLDMETFNIRAHAKGIVQRTDEVVMSAAEADGMVLQILKHTTGNMTEERFDWVVCAAHQAPEDDLWHELKDAPFAVHRIGDCIAPRRAHAAVVEGHRLAVGL is encoded by the coding sequence ATGAGCGAACACCGCTATCTGTTCTCCCCGTTGCGGATCGGGTCGCTGACCGTCCGCAACCGCATCGTGTTCTCCGCGCACCTGACGAACTACGCCCAGGACGGAGTGCCGACCGACCAGCACGCCGCCTACTACGCGGCCCGCGCCGCGGGCGGCGCCGGACTGATCATCACCGAGGAGCACTCCACCCACCCGACCGACTGGCCCTACGAGAAGCTGATCCACGGCTTCCGGCCCGAGGTGGTGCCCGGGTACCGGCGGATCACCGAGGCCGTCCACGCCCACGACGTTCCGATCCTCGCGCAGCTCAACCACAACGGCGGGCAGGCGTCCTCGATGTATTCGAGGCTGCCGGTGTGGGCGCCGTCGGCGGTGCCCGACCCGATGTTCCGCGAGGTGCCGAAGGCGATCGACGTGCACGAGATCGCCGAGGTCGTGGCCGGTTACGGCACCGTGGCCGGGCATTGCGCGGACGGCGGCTTCGACGGTGTCGAGCTGCAGTGCTCGCACTCCTCGATCGTGCGCGGATTCGTGTCCCCGGCGACGAACGTGCGAACCGACGCCTACGGCGGTCCGCTGGCCAACCGCGCCCGCATCCTGCTGGAGATCATCGACGTGGTCCGGGAGGCGATCGGCCCGGACCGGGCGCTCGGCGTCCGGCTGTGCGGCGACGAGCTGATCGAGGGCGGCACCACCATCGACGAGGCCGTCGAGGTCGCGCGGATGGTCGAGGCCACCGGGAAGGTCGACTACATCAACACCTCGATCGGCGTGGCCACCTCCACGCTCTACATGATCGAGGCGTCCATGACGATCCCGCCCGGGTACGCGCTGTTCATCTCCAACGCGATCCGCCGCGCGGTGGACCTGCCGGTGGTCGGCGTCGGCCGGATCAAGGATCCGCTGCAGGCCGAGCGCGCGCTGGAGGAGGGCCACTGCGACCTGGTCGGTGTCGTGCGCGGGCAGATCGCGGACCCGGATTTCGCGGGCAAGGCCCGTTCGGGGCACCGCAGCGACATCCGGACCTGCCTGTCGTGCAATCAGGAGTGCGTCGGGCGGATGGGCCTGAACCGCTGGCTGGGCTGCATCGAGAATCCGCGCGCCGGGCGGGAGTCCACGCCGCTGCCGATGCCGCGGCTGCGCAAGCGGGTGCTCGTCGTCGGCGGCGGACCGGCGGGCCTGCAAGCCGCGGCGACGGCTGCCGAGCGCGGCCACCACGTGACCCTGTTCGAGCGGGAACCTGCCACCGGCGGCCAGGTCGCGGTCGCGGCCACCGTGCCCAGCCGGGCCGAGTTCCTCGACGTGGTGCGCAACCTCCGGGCTGAGTGCGAGCGCTTCGGCGCGGACATCAAGACCAACGTGGCGGCCACCGCCGAGATGCTGCGCGGCGAGCGCCCCGACGTGGTGGTGCTGGCCACCGGTGCCCGTCCGCACCCCGTTCACTGGGCCGGGGGCGCGGATCGCGTCGTCGACGTCCGCGACGTGCTGGAGGGCCGCGCCGCTCCCGAAGGCGATGTGCTCGTGGTCGACGAACTCGGCTTCCACCAGGCCGCTTCGGTCGCCGAACTGCTGGCCGACCGAGGCTGCCGGGTGCAGATCACCACGCCGGGCATGGTGGTCTGCCAGGACCTCGGCGTGACCCTGGACATGGAGACCTTCAACATCCGGGCGCACGCGAAGGGCATCGTGCAGCGCACTGACGAGGTCGTGATGTCGGCCGCCGAAGCCGATGGGATGGTCCTGCAGATCCTCAAGCACACCACCGGGAACATGACCGAGGAACGCTTCGACTGGGTCGTCTGCGCAGCTCACCAGGCCCCCGAGGACGATCTGTGGCACGAGTTGAAGGACGCGCCGTTCGCGGTCCACCGGATCGGTGACTGCATCGCCCCGCGCCGTGCGCATGCCGCGGTCGTCGAAGGACATCGTTTGGCGGTGGGCTTGTGA
- a CDS encoding mycofactocin-associated electron transfer flavoprotein alpha subunit (Built with help from friend_finder, bracket5, and grep mycofactocin) — MTGLPDVLAVVVVRDAVLPSGADEAVAECGGAVLLVGTGTRAAARGLIAAREVWTSEVPRVAFGALAEALAPVLRSVPVVLLPASPDGRDLAARLAFRADRQLFAGAGRCTATHVELSRADDRLAVEVEFNGPVVVTLQPNARGVPEPVPSPEPVELPVTLPEDVLDAETAQILDPDPETVELTEAQRILGAGAGLVRTGEDGAAVMRTLTEVAAALGASAGATRVVTDAGWAGHDRQIGTTGVVVDPALYIAFGVSGAAQHVGGLGRPEHVISVNTDPSCPMTAMADLGIVADAPEVLRELARRLNGAADE; from the coding sequence GTGACCGGGCTTCCCGATGTGCTGGCCGTCGTGGTCGTCCGCGACGCGGTCCTGCCCAGCGGCGCGGACGAAGCCGTCGCCGAATGCGGGGGAGCGGTCCTGCTGGTCGGGACGGGGACCCGGGCGGCTGCTCGTGGGCTGATCGCCGCGCGGGAGGTCTGGACGAGCGAAGTCCCGCGAGTCGCGTTCGGCGCATTGGCCGAGGCACTGGCCCCGGTGCTGCGCAGCGTTCCGGTGGTGCTGCTCCCGGCATCGCCCGATGGGCGTGATCTCGCAGCGCGGCTCGCTTTCCGCGCAGACAGGCAGCTGTTCGCCGGTGCCGGCCGGTGCACCGCCACGCACGTCGAGCTGTCCCGGGCGGACGACCGGCTGGCCGTGGAGGTCGAGTTCAACGGACCGGTCGTGGTGACGCTCCAGCCGAACGCGCGCGGCGTGCCCGAACCGGTGCCGAGCCCGGAACCGGTGGAACTGCCGGTGACGCTGCCCGAGGACGTCCTCGACGCTGAGACCGCCCAGATCCTCGACCCGGACCCGGAAACCGTCGAACTCACCGAAGCCCAGCGGATTCTCGGCGCGGGCGCCGGCCTGGTGCGGACAGGCGAGGACGGCGCCGCGGTGATGCGCACGCTCACCGAAGTCGCCGCCGCGCTCGGCGCGTCGGCCGGTGCGACCAGGGTCGTCACCGATGCCGGGTGGGCGGGCCACGACCGCCAGATCGGCACCACCGGGGTGGTCGTCGACCCCGCCCTCTACATCGCGTTCGGCGTCTCGGGCGCGGCCCAGCACGTCGGCGGGCTCGGTAGGCCCGAGCACGTGATCAGCGTGAACACCGATCCTTCCTGCCCGATGACGGCGATGGCGGACCTCGGCATCGTCGCCGACGCTCCCGAGGTCCTGCGCGAACTCGCCCGCCGACTGAACGGAGCCGCCGATGAGTGA
- a CDS encoding FAD-dependent oxidoreductase, translating into MSERVDAVVVGAGPAGSAAALELARAGRSVVLLERGPFPGAKNVYGGVVYGRVLDEVLPNWWEEVPVQRWVTRRSTMVLTDTQALTIDFRTQDWAGAPHNGMTTYRADFDSWLAGKAVDAGAQLVTSTVATELLRDGGCVVGVRTDRPDGDIRADVVIACDGVNSFLAKQAGLLPTTDAAHHTLGVKETLALPRKSIEERFGLRGDEGADFEVLGCTGGIPGGGFVYTNRDTISIGVVLSLTGLAESGRRPEDVLADFKAHPGIAPYLRGAELKEYSAHLIPEGGYRSMPPLSTDGMLVAGDAAAMCLAAGIWLEGVNFAIGSGLAAGRAAAEAIAAGSRDLSGYRKRLQDNFVLTDHKNLQRAPHLVLSERVQRQYPKLLCDLAQEVFTVRNPEPKPGLRKLFRRTAARHGIRLRELAADAWAGFRTFG; encoded by the coding sequence ATGAGTGAGCGGGTGGACGCGGTGGTGGTCGGCGCCGGCCCCGCCGGCTCGGCGGCCGCGCTGGAGCTGGCCCGCGCCGGGCGCAGCGTCGTCCTGCTGGAACGCGGCCCGTTCCCCGGCGCCAAGAACGTCTACGGCGGAGTCGTCTACGGGCGGGTCCTCGACGAGGTCCTGCCGAACTGGTGGGAAGAAGTGCCCGTGCAGCGCTGGGTCACCCGCCGCAGCACGATGGTCCTGACCGACACCCAAGCGCTGACCATCGACTTCCGCACCCAGGACTGGGCCGGTGCACCCCACAACGGCATGACCACCTACCGCGCCGACTTCGACTCCTGGCTAGCGGGCAAGGCGGTGGACGCCGGAGCGCAGTTGGTGACCTCGACGGTGGCCACCGAGCTGCTGCGCGACGGCGGGTGCGTGGTCGGCGTGCGCACCGATCGCCCGGACGGCGACATCCGCGCCGACGTGGTCATCGCCTGCGACGGCGTCAACTCGTTCCTCGCCAAGCAAGCCGGGCTGCTGCCCACGACCGACGCCGCGCACCACACCCTCGGCGTCAAGGAGACCCTCGCGCTGCCCCGGAAGAGCATCGAGGAGCGGTTCGGCCTGCGCGGCGACGAGGGCGCGGACTTCGAAGTCCTCGGCTGCACCGGGGGCATCCCGGGCGGCGGGTTCGTCTACACCAACCGGGACACGATCAGCATCGGCGTCGTCCTGTCGCTGACCGGGCTGGCCGAATCGGGCCGCCGTCCCGAAGACGTGCTCGCCGACTTCAAAGCCCACCCCGGCATCGCCCCCTACCTGCGCGGTGCCGAGCTCAAGGAGTACTCGGCGCACTTGATCCCCGAAGGCGGCTACCGCAGCATGCCGCCGCTGAGCACCGACGGCATGCTGGTCGCAGGTGACGCGGCGGCGATGTGCCTGGCGGCCGGGATCTGGCTGGAGGGCGTGAACTTCGCCATCGGCTCCGGGCTGGCGGCCGGTCGCGCGGCAGCCGAAGCCATCGCCGCCGGAAGCCGGGACCTGTCCGGCTACCGCAAGCGGCTGCAGGACAACTTCGTGCTCACCGATCACAAGAACCTGCAGCGCGCACCGCACCTGGTGCTCTCGGAGCGGGTTCAGCGCCAGTACCCGAAACTGCTCTGCGACCTGGCCCAGGAGGTCTTCACCGTTCGCAACCCGGAGCCGAAACCGGGTCTGCGCAAGCTGTTCCGCCGCACGGCGGCCCGCCACGGCATCCGCCTGCGCGAACTCGCCGCGGACGCCTGGGCGGGATTCCGGACCTTCGGGTGA
- a CDS encoding ferredoxin family protein: protein MHHEMSFADRMSTVEFDVGDRPHITVDTEVCRSCTTRACVPACPAKLFVPTDDGGILFNYEQCFECGTCYQLCNSAGAITWTYPDGGHGVVFRKG, encoded by the coding sequence ATGCACCACGAGATGTCCTTCGCGGACCGGATGTCCACGGTCGAGTTCGACGTCGGCGACCGCCCGCACATCACGGTCGACACCGAAGTCTGCCGCTCCTGCACCACCAGGGCGTGCGTGCCGGCGTGCCCGGCGAAGCTGTTCGTGCCCACCGACGACGGCGGAATCCTGTTCAACTACGAGCAGTGCTTCGAGTGCGGCACCTGCTACCAGCTCTGCAACTCGGCGGGCGCCATCACCTGGACCTACCCCGACGGCGGGCACGGCGTCGTCTTCCGGAAGGGCTGA
- a CDS encoding mycofactocin-associated electron transfer flavoprotein beta subunit yields the protein MQIVAALSWSWQRIEVDPLIGSLTTDHRGPNAAELAALEHALRLAEELDGHVVAMTVGPPEADEVLRTALAAGAHEAIRVECDTAPDARWLASNGAETARAITTALRTTPDLVLCGDRSSDGATGTTPAFIAARLGAAQALGVVKLETEGRTVLAHRRLDGGRREVLRLPTPAVISVEGGIRLRRASLPAVLAAQRAPIPSVPFDTRRGPTVSARPRRPRPRELPPPTAATAHHRILELTGALVERTPPAIVGPLPAPEAADVLLAYLHRHGYLETGPVARETVERS from the coding sequence ATGCAGATCGTCGCAGCGCTGAGCTGGTCGTGGCAGCGCATCGAGGTCGACCCGCTGATCGGCAGCCTCACCACCGACCACCGAGGTCCCAACGCCGCCGAGCTCGCTGCGCTGGAGCATGCGCTCAGGCTCGCTGAAGAGCTGGACGGGCATGTGGTGGCGATGACGGTGGGGCCGCCGGAAGCGGACGAGGTGCTGCGAACGGCGTTGGCCGCTGGAGCGCACGAGGCGATTCGAGTCGAGTGCGACACCGCCCCCGACGCCCGGTGGCTGGCATCCAACGGCGCCGAAACCGCTCGGGCGATCACAACCGCGCTGCGCACAACCCCTGACCTGGTGCTGTGCGGCGACAGATCTTCAGACGGCGCAACCGGCACAACTCCGGCGTTCATCGCCGCGCGCCTAGGCGCCGCGCAGGCGCTCGGTGTCGTCAAGCTCGAAACCGAGGGCCGCACAGTCCTGGCCCACCGACGCTTGGACGGCGGACGCCGCGAGGTCCTTCGCCTGCCGACCCCCGCAGTCATCTCCGTCGAAGGCGGTATCCGCCTACGGCGAGCGAGCCTGCCAGCCGTGCTGGCCGCTCAACGCGCCCCAATCCCCTCGGTGCCGTTCGACACCCGACGGGGGCCGACGGTCTCCGCCCGCCCGCGCCGCCCGCGCCCGCGCGAACTACCGCCCCCGACAGCGGCTACTGCGCACCACCGAATCCTGGAGCTCACCGGAGCGCTGGTCGAACGCACCCCACCGGCGATCGTCGGACCGCTCCCGGCACCGGAAGCCGCCGACGTCCTGCTGGCGTACCTGCACCGCCACGGCTACCTCGAAACCGGCCCTGTCGCGAGAGAAACAGTGGAGCGGTCATGA